The sequence below is a genomic window from Fibrobacterota bacterium.
AGCCGAGCTAAGGCTTCTTCCTCTTCCTAGTCCCCTTTCGAGTCAGGACGACTTCTTTAAATCCGGTGGCCCCCAAGGGTTTCCGGGTTTTTTTTGTTCAAAATTCTTCGCGACCCGGGGATTGGGCCGTGATCGCATGTCTCGCCTTATTTCGCGGGAAAGAACCGAAAATCGGATTAATCGGCTTTAGCGGTTGGATCGAGAGCATCCCGCAAGCTGTCCCCCAGGAAATTCATGCAGAGAAGGCAGATCGTCAAGGTCAGGCCGGGAAATAGCAGGACCCACCAAGCCGTGTCCATATAATCCTTCCCATCCGCGATGAGCACCCCCCAGGTGCAGGACGAGACGCTCAGGCCCAGAAAGCTTAAGAACGCCTCTTGCAGGATAACCGAGGGCACGGTCAAGGTAGCGTAAACTATCACGACTCCGAGCACGTTGGGGATGATGTGGCGCACGATGATGCGCAGATTGCCGACTCCCAGGGTGCGCGCGGCCAGTATGAACTCCTCGTTCTTCAAGGCCAGCACCTGGCCGCGCACGATGCGAGCCACCGTCAGCCATTGCACCAACCCCAGGGCCACGAAGAGCACGTAGATGTTCTTCCCGAATTGGAAAATCAGGATGATGACGAGGAACATGTAGGGCAGGGAATAGAGGATATCCACGATCCGCATCATGAACAGGTCGAGTTTTTCATTGAAAAATCCCGAGACGCAACCGTAGAAGGTGCCGAATACGATGCTGACCAGGGTTCCCAGGATGCCGATGGCCAGGGACAACTGGCCGCCTTTGAGGACCCGGGCCAGAAGATCACGACCCAGATGATCGGTTCCCATGGGATGGGCCCAAGTAGGGGCGGCGAGTTGCATCGCCAGGACCTGCTTTTCGTAATGGGGTAGAAACGATGGGCCGATGAAGACGGCCAGGGTGAGCAGAGCCAAAGCGATGGATGCGCCGACCGCGCGCTTGTCCTTCAGCAGCTTGCCAAGGGCCAAGGCCCCGGGCGAAGGCCCTTTGATCGGGCGCGGGACGGAAATCGGGGAAGCTGTCGCGGTCATGGGTTCCTCATTGCAGGCGGATGCGCGGATCGATGAGGGTGAGCACGATGTCGGCGAGCAGGTTGAGGAAGAGCAGGAACAACGAATAGATGATGATCACACCGAGCGCGAGGGGGAAATCCCGTTGGAAGACCGATTCGACGAAGTAGCGGCCCATGCCGGGAATGTTGAAGATGCGTTCCACCACCAGGGTGCCGGTAAGGATATATGCGGCGGCGGGAGCCAGATAGTTGATCACCGGCAATATGCTATTGCGTAGAAGGTGCTTCCATAACACGCGTCCTTCCGGCAGGCCTTTGGCCCTTGCCGTACGGATGTAATCCTTGTTGAGGTTCTCCATGAAGCTGCCGCGGGCGATGCGGGTGATATAAGCGATGTAGGCGAAGCTCAGCGTAATGATGGGAAGGATCTTGCTGTCCCAACCGGACCATCCCGCCACGGGGGTGACGCGCCAATGCAAGGAGAAGAGCAATTGCAGCAGGGATCCGAGCACGAAGCTGGGAATGGCGATGCCGAGCATGGCGAAGGAAAGCACCAGGCCTTCGAACCAGCGGCCCCGGAACAACGCCGAGAGTAGGCCGGCGGCCAATCCCGCGGCCACCGCGATCAGGAGCGCGCAGGCCCCCAATTCCAGCGATACCGGAAGGGCTTCGCCGAGGATTTCCAGAACGGTCGAATTGCGGTGGGAATAGGAATAGCGGAAATCCCCGTGGAAGAGGATGCCTTGTAGGTATTGCCAATAGGTGAAGTCGTACTTGCGGTGAAGCTCGGCCAGCACTTCGGGGGAGGGGTTGCGCTCGGTTTGGAAAGGCTTGCCCGGGGCGGCCTTCATGATCGCGTAAGAAAGGCTGATGATGATGATCAGGGTGAGCGCATTCAACAATACGCGCACGCCGATACGGCGCAGATAGGCCGGGCTGAAGGTCATCTCATGGCGCCAGGTAGATGTCTTTCCAGCAATACTGCCCGAGGGGGTTGAGAATGGCGTTCTGCAACTTGGGGCTACGCATTTCCTGCAGGCTGTAATAATAGATAGGGATGACCGGCATGCGATCCATCAAAATGGCTTCAGCCTCTTTCAGTTTGGCCATGCGCTTGTCCGGATCGGCCAAGGTCCAGCTTTCCTTCACCGTTTTGTCGTAGGCCGGATCGCTGAAACCCGCGCGGTTGTTCCCGTCCGAGGTCGTGTAGAGCTCGAGGAAGGAAATGGGATCGGCGAAATCCCCGATCCAGGAGGCTCGGGCGGTGGAGCGATAGTCCAGGTTCTTGGTGTTTTCCAGGTAGACCTTCCATTCGTAATTCACCAACTCGGCGTCCAGCCCCAAGTTTTCCTTCCACATCCGGCTGATCACCTGGGCGATGTCGCGATGGGCCTTCGCGGTATTATAAAGGATCTGAAGGTTGGGCGGCGGCTTTCCCGGGCCGAATCCCGCCTTGATCAGGAACTCCTTCGCCTTGGCGGGATCATAAAGGTCCAATCCTACGCCGGTGTAGCCCGGGGTAGGGGGGACGAATCCCGTGGCCGGGCGCACCACTCCCTTCAGGATGCGATCGACGACGACCTTCCGATCGATGGCATAGGAGAGGGCCTTGCGCAAATCGGCGTTGTCGTATCCGGGGTTCTTGCAGTTTATGAGGTAGTAATAGGTACCGAACATGGGCTCATTGAAGAATTCCGGCAGCTTCTTGGCGGTTTCCAACTTGCTCGGGGGCACGCTGAAGAGCCAATCGACCTCGCCGTTCTGGAACATGTTCCAGGCGGTTTGCTGATCCTCGACCGGATTGAAGGCCAGGGCCGCTTGTTTTACGTTGGCGGCATCCCAGTAATTGGGATTCTTCTCCGCGAGCACTTCCACGTTGTGTTTCCATGCGACCAGGCGGAAGGGGCCGCTTCCCACCAGATGACCGGGCAGGGTCCATTTATCCTGATACTTCGCGATGGTATCCACCGGAACCGCCGAGAATGGCTCGAAAGCGCACAGATCCAGGAAGAAGCCGACAGGGAAGAGCAATTGCACCGTGAAGGTCGTATCGTCCGGGGCGGCGATGCCGAGGGAATCGGGAGGCAGCTTCTTCTCGCGAACCGCGTCCGCATTGCGGATGATCTTCATCAGGGTGATGTATTCGCTACCCGTGGCCGGGTTCGCGAAGCGCCGCCAGGACTTGAGGAAGTCCCGCGCCGTGAGCGGCGAACCATCCGACCATTTCGCCCCGGAACGCAGGTGGAAGGTATAGCCTTTCCCATCGGGGGAGACTTCCCATGACTTCGCGGCGCCGGGCCGGACTTGATGATCCTTGAGGCCGCGCACGACCAGGCCTTCGAAGAGAGTGCCGGCTACCCGGATTTCCGGAGCCCCTGTCATCGCATGCGGATCGAGGGTCGCGGGCTCGGCGCCGTTGGCGATGGCCAGCGGGCGAGGGCCTTTCCCCGAGCCGCTATGGCAGGCGATGAGGAAGATCGCCGGAATCATGAAAAAAGCGCGTGCGGACTTGTGCATTTTGCCTATCTTTCCGGAAGTGGTTCGGCCGGCGCACCGGACTGTCTTTTGAGCGCCGGCAACCAGGGATTTCCATCGGCTTTTGTCAGGAAGAAGAATCGTCTTTTGCGTCTCGATCGTCCTGATCCTTGCGGGGATCTTCAGTGCGTTTCGCTTGCCGTTTTAGCCGGCGAACCGCCCAAATTTATTAAAATCGGATTGACTTGTCCGGGTCTTGAGGATAACTTGATGCGGGACGAAGAAGACCGCGGGCAATTTTCCTGCCGTGCGTGTGCCACTTTAGGAACCAAATAGGGACATATCCATATGCAAAGAAATTTGTACGCGGCACTGGTGTGCGGCAGTTTCCTTGGTCTTGGCTCCTTGGATGCCAAAACCATTCGGGTACCGGGGGACTTCCCGAACATCAACGGAGGCCTAACCAGCGCCGACTACGGCGACACGGTGCTCGTCTCTCCAGGCCACTACTATGAGAATGTCACCCTCGTGCAGGGCGTCGTCCTTAAAGGCACCAGCCAGCTTGAGTGCATCATCGA
It includes:
- a CDS encoding peptide ABC transporter substrate-binding protein, with the protein product MHKSARAFFMIPAIFLIACHSGSGKGPRPLAIANGAEPATLDPHAMTGAPEIRVAGTLFEGLVVRGLKDHQVRPGAAKSWEVSPDGKGYTFHLRSGAKWSDGSPLTARDFLKSWRRFANPATGSEYITLMKIIRNADAVREKKLPPDSLGIAAPDDTTFTVQLLFPVGFFLDLCAFEPFSAVPVDTIAKYQDKWTLPGHLVGSGPFRLVAWKHNVEVLAEKNPNYWDAANVKQAALAFNPVEDQQTAWNMFQNGEVDWLFSVPPSKLETAKKLPEFFNEPMFGTYYYLINCKNPGYDNADLRKALSYAIDRKVVVDRILKGVVRPATGFVPPTPGYTGVGLDLYDPAKAKEFLIKAGFGPGKPPPNLQILYNTAKAHRDIAQVISRMWKENLGLDAELVNYEWKVYLENTKNLDYRSTARASWIGDFADPISFLELYTTSDGNNRAGFSDPAYDKTVKESWTLADPDKRMAKLKEAEAILMDRMPVIPIYYYSLQEMRSPKLQNAILNPLGQYCWKDIYLAP
- a CDS encoding ABC transporter permease, whose product is MTFSPAYLRRIGVRVLLNALTLIIIISLSYAIMKAAPGKPFQTERNPSPEVLAELHRKYDFTYWQYLQGILFHGDFRYSYSHRNSTVLEILGEALPVSLELGACALLIAVAAGLAAGLLSALFRGRWFEGLVLSFAMLGIAIPSFVLGSLLQLLFSLHWRVTPVAGWSGWDSKILPIITLSFAYIAYITRIARGSFMENLNKDYIRTARAKGLPEGRVLWKHLLRNSILPVINYLAPAAAYILTGTLVVERIFNIPGMGRYFVESVFQRDFPLALGVIIIYSLFLLFLNLLADIVLTLIDPRIRLQ
- a CDS encoding ABC transporter permease encodes the protein MTATASPISVPRPIKGPSPGALALGKLLKDKRAVGASIALALLTLAVFIGPSFLPHYEKQVLAMQLAAPTWAHPMGTDHLGRDLLARVLKGGQLSLAIGILGTLVSIVFGTFYGCVSGFFNEKLDLFMMRIVDILYSLPYMFLVIILIFQFGKNIYVLFVALGLVQWLTVARIVRGQVLALKNEEFILAARTLGVGNLRIIVRHIIPNVLGVVIVYATLTVPSVILQEAFLSFLGLSVSSCTWGVLIADGKDYMDTAWWVLLFPGLTLTICLLCMNFLGDSLRDALDPTAKAD